The Triticum dicoccoides isolate Atlit2015 ecotype Zavitan unplaced genomic scaffold, WEW_v2.0 scaffold116542, whole genome shotgun sequence genome includes a region encoding these proteins:
- the LOC119343124 gene encoding importin subunit beta-1-like yields the protein MDITKVLLDAQHRDNGVRSAAEADLKRLQELDLPSFLVGLSSELSSDDSPAESRRLAGTILNDSLCSSDIHPIDDPLVQRWFSVDPSIGSKIKESSLTTVLASPVADARRASSQIIAKLARIEEWPDLLHRLLGNAAQRQGVSPIKQQAALEALEHVFKNNYTYLKQDQVDDVLNALIVEASRVEDDLTRDVRLAAVRALQSSKDVPEVSEKVSGAIYFLARGYGEDTKSKSKPNSPELSPYVRPVIDALLSATEPTPFGLPACASAYEALTEIVRVSNTREFEASLAIRTLMPSIMRRLNMVLNHDGVVISSGDKMNRGLLEVLLCGLVQLIIEKMGSWDIIERSALRDSAQCVLLLLCRALTSDSSSARDKAALAIGALAHSIGPDFGEHMPMLLQYFTVKRLSPTYLEVMCDICHVLGDKVAVTCCDQIMDVLYKGMSDVALIHSIMACFGEIALDIGWNFERYLETVMKMLKEAANGKYRADVSEEGKVEYDDQLREGMFKAYSSILRGIKDPKSGFKVMATLMEFSEAVCKEQRRNTSVVHAGVGAFSDLQSIVGSWIEDMIQVQSAVMEVEATN from the exons ATGGATATCACCAAGGTTCTACTGGACGCTCAGCACCGCGACAACGGCGTACGGTCAGCGGCAGAGGCCGATCTCAAGCGCCTCCAGGAGCTCGACCTCCCCAGCTTCCTCGTGGGCCTGTCGTCGGAGCTCTCCAGCGACGACAGCCCAGCCGAGTCCAGGAGGCTCGCCGGCACAATCCTCAACGACTCGTTGTGCTCCTCTGACATCCATCCGATCGATGATCCACTCGTCCAGCGGTGGTTCAGCGTTGATCCATCCATCGGATCCAAGATCAAGGAGTCGTCGCTCACAACGGTGCTAGCATCTCCGGTTGCCgacgccaggcgcgcctcctcgcAGATCATCGCAAAGCTCGCGCGTATCGAGGAGTGGCCGGACCTCCTTCACCGGTTGCTGGGCAACGCGGCACAAAGGCAGGGCGTGTCGCCGATAAAGCAGCAGGCGGCCCTTGAGGCGCtggagcatgtcttcaagaataacTACACGTACCTCAAGCAGGATCAGGTGGACGACGTCCTCAATGCCCTCATCGTGGAGGCGAGCCGCGTGGAGGACGACCTAACCCGCGATGTCCGCCTCGCAGCAGTTAGAGCTCTAC AGAGTAGCAAAGATGTCCCGGAAGTGTCCGAGAAAGTATCTGGAGCTATATATTTTCTTGCTCGAGGTTATGGAGAAGATACAAAATCAAAGTCAAAGCCAAACTCGCCCGAGCTTTCACCTTATGTTAGGCCTGTTATTGACGCTCTCCTTTCTGCTACAGAACCTACCCCTTTCGGGCTTCCAGCATGTGCATCTGCTTATGAAGCATTGACTGAGATTGTAAGAGTCAGCAACACAAGAGAATTTGAAGCTTCCCTAGCTATTAGAACGTTAATGCCTAGTATCATGAGAAGATTGAATATGGTGCTCAATCATGATGGTGTAGTAATTTCATCAGGTGACAAGATGAATCGTGGCCTTCTTGAGGTTTTGTTGTGTGGTCTAGTTCAACTCATAATCGAGAAGATGGGCAGCTGGGATATAATCGAACGATCTGCACTTAGGGACTCTGCTCAATGTGTATTGCTGCTATTGTGTCGCGCCTTAACAAGCGATAGTTCTAGTGCACGTGATAAAGCAGCCCTTGCCATTGGTGCTCTTGCTCATTCCATCGGTCCAGATTTTGGGGAACACATGCCTATGCTCTTGCAGTATTTTACTGTGAAGCGGCTCTCTCCAACTTATTTAGAGGTGATGTGTGATATTTGCCATGTCTTGGGAGATAAAGTGGCGGTGACATGTTGTGATCAAATTATGGACGTTCTTTACAAAGGCATGTCAGATGTCGCTCTTATACATTCAATTATGGCATGCTTTGGAGAGATTGCCCTTGATATCGGTTGGAATTTCGAGAGGTACTTAGAGACTGTTATGAAAATGCTTAAAGAAGCTGCCAACGGAAAATATCGTGCTGATGTTTCAGAAGAGGGTAAGGTTGAGTATGACGACCAGCTTAGAGAGGGAATGTTTAAGGCCTACTCTAGCATATTGCGGGGCATAAAGGACCCAAAATCTGGGTTTAAGGTAATGGCGACTCTAATGGAGTTCAGTGAAGCTGTGTGCAAGGAGCAGAGGAG GAATACAAGTGTGGTGCACGCTGGGGTTGGTGCCTTTTCTGATCTTCAGTCGATTGTTGGGTCATGGATCGAGGACATGATCCAGGTTCAGTCAGCAGTCATGGAGGTTGAGGCCACAAATTAA
- the LOC119343121 gene encoding uncharacterized protein LOC119343121, with the protein MLSLAWTRRGDAEVPPTPTPAWGGCSLHGLDIEVVREKDTVPGDNGSGLVAIPSYFWGARLAKQQDGVFPLYTGYSAARALVGKGTGAMADLRRLSREAEDMLADMFASISSDGGGDAARPRVVQLRLSPELALWKSTQHAIGNVLPTKGAGLVHAAPQVLALLGAADWPEAMTTTNALSGSGMANLLIGAYDVRTLFSNYVVDMAFYYEHGYHKVFPSFNRLLRDGLADARSLRTPGGRQRREAVAIGASYIRAKIALEAAHRTLLKDRSGQMDRHTAQVMSLCESSILGMGAEAIARGFDVGAVTSDLVFSSPGTDVIDVGSDLVNSEVMNSFLNVADIAASGVVSETALRAIYDAYAATGARMYTQRWHEPVARMCITLYTWHLHNDRHMFLRRALLGWPKARKSPAQPQREADFDEVFDTDFHTTGFSRPLDPEYACNGEETYDHVRRFLKVKGDQDHLLAALWSSIVIGLLEYVRTGEVDEQREKHLIESSRLQMVQLFSKGLIDEMVWLVAHASHHAWQVNYLFEAAMFGSILDGGELIGKLDRAE; encoded by the coding sequence ATGTTGAGTCTCGCTTGGACTCGTCGCGGCGACGCGGAGGTACCACCCACCCCAACCCCAGCCTGGGGTGGCTGCTCTCTCCACGGACTCGACATTGAGGTGGTGAGGGAGAAGGACACTGTCCCTGGCGACAACGGCAGCGGTCTAGTTGCAATCCCTTCATATTTCTGGGGTGCCCGGCTGGCAAAGCAGCAAGATGGAGTCTTCCCTTTGTACACGGGCTACTCGGCGGCGAGGGCCTTGGTCGGCAAGGGGACGGGGGCCATGGCAGATCTGAGAAGGCTGTCTCGCGAGGCGGAAGACATGCTGGCGGACATGTTTGCTAGCATTAGCAGTGATGGCGGAGGCGACGCGGCGCGGCCCAGGGTGGTGCAACTGCGATTGTCGCCGGAGCTGGCGCTGTGGAAAAGCACGCAGCACGCAATCGGCAACGTGTTGCCCACTAAGGGCGCCGGGCTGGTCCACGCCGCGCCGCAGGTTCTCGCCTTGCTGGGCGCCGCCGACTGGCCTGAGGCGATGACAACAACCAACGCCCTATCTGGTAGCGGCATGGCGAACCTGCTGATTGGCGCCTACGACGTGCGCACCCTCTTCTCCAACTACGTGGTGGACATGGCATTTTACTACGAGCACGGGTACCACAAGGTGTTCCCCTCCTTCAACCGCCTCCTGCGCGACGGGCTCGCCGACGCCCGCTCGCTACGAACCCCTGGTGGCCGGCAGCGACGCGAGGCCGTCGCCATCGGCGCGTCCTACATCCGAGCCAAGATCGCATTGGAGGCGGCGCACAGGACGCTCCTCAAGGACCGGTCGGGGCAGATGGACCGCCACACCGCCCAGGTCATGTCCCTGTGCGAGAGCAGCATCCTCGGCATGGGGGCTGAGGCCATAGCCCGGGGCTTCGATGTTGGCGCCGTCACGAGCGACCTCGTCTTCAGCTCGCCCGGCACCGATGTCATCGATGTGGGCAGCGACCTGGTAAACTCCGAGGTCATGAACTCGTTCCTCAACGTGGCCGACATCGCCGCCTCAGGCGTGGTGAGCGAGACGGCGCTGCGGGCCATCTACGACGCCTACGCTGCCACTGGAGCTCGTATGTACACTCAGAGGTGGCATGAGCCTGTGGCCCGGATGTGCATCACCTTGTACACTTGGCATCTGCACAACGACCGGCACATGTTCCTCCGCCGCGCCCTCCTAGGATGGCCCAAGGCCCGCAAGTCCCCGGCGCAGCCCCAGCGCGAGGCCGACTTCGACGAGGTCTTCGACACCGACTTTCATACCACCGGCTTCAGCAGGCCCCTTGACCCTGAGTATGCCTGCAATGGGGAAGAAACCTACGACCACGTCCGGCGCTTCCTCAAAGTAAAAGGAGACCAAGACCACCTGCTGGCCGCCCTTTGGTCGTCCATTGTCATCGGTCTGCTGGAGTACGTCCGGACAGGCGAGGTGGACGAGCAGCGTGAGAAACACCTCATTGAATCATCGCGCCTGCAAATGGTCCAGCTCTTCTCCAAGGGCCTCATCGACGAAATGGTTTGGCTCGTCGCCCATGCAAGCCACCATGCCTGGCAGGTGAACTATCTGTTTGAGGCCGCCATGTTTGGCAGCATCCTGGACGGGGGCGAGTTGATAGGCAAGCTCGATCGGGCGGAATAG
- the LOC119343122 gene encoding uncharacterized protein LOC119343122: MLSLAWTRRGDAEVPPTPTPAWGGCSLHGLDIEVVREKDTVPGDNGSGLVAIPSYFWGARLAKQQDGVFPLYTGYSAARALVGKGTGAMADLRRLSREAEDMLADMFASISSDGGGDAARPRVVQLRLSPELALWKSTQHAIGNVLPTKGAGLVHAAPQVLALLGAADWPEAMTTTNALSGSGMANLLIGAYDVRTLFSNYVVDMAFYYEHGYHKVFPSFNRLLRDGLADARSLRTPGGRQRREAVAIGASYIRAKIALEAAHRTLLKDRSGQMDRHTAQVMSLCESSILGMGAEAIARGFDVGAVTSDLVFSSPGTDVIDVGSDLVNSEVMNSFLNVADIAASGVVSETALRAIYDAYAATGARMYTQRWHEPVARMCITLYTWHLHNDRHMFLRRALLGWPKARKSPAQPQREADFDEVFDTDFHTTGFSRPLDPEYACNGEETCDHVRRFLKVKGDQDHLLAALWSSIVTGPLEYVRMGEVDEQREKHLIESSRLQMVQLFSKGLIDEMVWLVAHASHHAWQVNYLFEAAMFGSILDGGELIGKLDRAE; encoded by the coding sequence ATGTTGAGTCTCGCTTGGACTCGTCGCGGCGACGCGGAGGTACCACCCACCCCAACCCCAGCCTGGGGTGGCTGCTCTCTCCACGGACTCGACATTGAGGTGGTGAGGGAGAAGGACACTGTCCCTGGCGACAACGGCAGCGGTCTAGTTGCAATCCCTTCATATTTCTGGGGTGCCCGGCTGGCAAAGCAGCAAGATGGAGTCTTCCCTTTGTACACGGGCTACTCGGCGGCGAGGGCCTTGGTCGGCAAGGGGACGGGGGCCATGGCAGATCTGAGAAGGCTGTCTCGCGAGGCGGAAGACATGCTGGCGGACATGTTTGCTAGCATTAGCAGTGATGGCGGAGGCGACGCGGCGCGGCCCAGGGTGGTGCAACTGCGATTGTCGCCGGAGCTGGCGCTGTGGAAAAGCACGCAGCACGCAATCGGCAACGTGTTGCCCACTAAGGGCGCCGGGCTGGTCCACGCCGCGCCGCAGGTTCTCGCCTTGCTGGGCGCCGCCGACTGGCCTGAGGCGATGACAACAACCAACGCCCTATCTGGTAGCGGCATGGCGAACCTGCTGATTGGCGCCTACGACGTGCGCACCCTCTTCTCCAACTACGTGGTGGACATGGCATTTTACTACGAGCACGGGTACCACAAGGTGTTCCCCTCCTTCAACCGCCTCCTGCGCGACGGGCTCGCCGACGCCCGCTCGCTACGAACCCCTGGTGGCCGGCAGCGACGCGAGGCCGTCGCCATCGGCGCGTCCTACATCCGAGCCAAGATCGCATTGGAGGCGGCGCACAGGACGCTCCTCAAGGACCGGTCGGGGCAGATGGACCGCCACACCGCCCAGGTCATGTCCCTGTGCGAGAGCAGCATCCTCGGCATGGGGGCTGAGGCCATAGCCCGGGGCTTCGATGTTGGCGCCGTCACGAGCGACCTCGTCTTCAGCTCGCCCGGCACCGATGTCATCGATGTGGGCAGCGACCTGGTAAACTCCGAGGTCATGAACTCGTTCCTCAACGTGGCCGACATCGCCGCCTCAGGCGTGGTGAGCGAGACGGCGCTGCGGGCCATCTACGACGCCTACGCTGCCACTGGAGCTCGTATGTACACTCAGAGGTGGCATGAGCCTGTGGCCCGGATGTGCATCACCTTGTACACTTGGCATCTGCACAACGACCGGCACATGTTCCTCCGCCGCGCCCTCCTAGGATGGCCCAAGGCCCGCAAGTCCCCGGCGCAGCCCCAGCGCGAGGCCGACTTCGACGAGGTCTTCGACACCGACTTTCATACCACCGGCTTCAGCAGGCCCCTTGACCCTGAGTATGCCTGCAATGGGGAAGAAACCTGCGACCACGTCCGGCGCTTCCTCAAAGTAAAAGGAGACCAAGACCACCTGCTGGCCGCCCTTTGGTCGTCCATTGTCACCGGTCCGCTGGAGTATGTCCGGATGGGCGAGGTGGACGAGCAGCGTGAGAAACACCTCATTGAATCATCGCGCCTGCAAATGGTCCAGCTCTTCTCCAAGGGCCTCATCGACGAAATGGTTTGGCTCGTCGCCCATGCAAGCCACCATGCCTGGCAGGTGAACTATCTGTTTGAGGCCGCCATGTTTGGCAGCATCCTGGACGGGGGCGAGTTGATAGGCAAGCTCGATCGGGCGGAATAG